The sequence TGAAGCCCTACCAAACTGTCACAAAAAAATGGCTTCTCATCGAGAGCCCTTCAAGAGCTGGGGCAATTTTCTTGCTGGGAGCCAGAGCACTAAAACACGATTTCTACTGGCTCCTGCATTTTTTTATACACCATTCCAATAAAAAACATAGGAAAAACTATGTTGTCAAACAATTTGCAAAAACAGGCTCTATCCACTCCAGATAAGCCAAAGACATTGTTAGCGAAGCCCTGCTAAAGGCGGCCTAAAACTTTAGTTGGATGGAACTAAACACCCGCTTTAAGGTCATATTCAGCGGAGTATGTATGAACATTGTCTTATACTGTAGACTGTATTATTTATAGAAAGTGAGATAGAAAGTGAGATagtctaaggccttgttcgtttccgtCGGATTGTACCCGGAATCGTTCTAGCTAattaaagtttatataaattagagaagcaatccggtcaggaatcgttccgacccaccaatccggcaaaaacgaacaaggcctaagatgTCTCTCTCGATGCAGACATACTCTGATCGGCGTGCTGTGCAATGGCCATCCACAGTTCGTCAGTTCCACGCACACCGAAAACATgcacatgagtacatgacacctAATGCTACGACCACCGGACCACGGGTCCACGACAAGCTGCCTCTTCGAGCGCAGAGGAGAGGAGCACCGGAGTGTCAACGCGATGGGCTCAGATCATGATCAGACGTCGGAAGCTCCGGTGCGCGCGTTGAGGCCTCTTGGATTGAGGTTGAGGACACCGGCCGTGGAGGCTGGCAACTCCACGGGCGAGTATCTGTATCCTCGACCTCAATCATCACAGCCGCAGCTGCTTGGACAGGGGAGTGGTGCCGTCACGTGGCGTGGGTACGTGGCAGTGGCACAAGCTTTTGACTAGAAACAACAAGCTCGCTGTCTGTATTCAATTTGAGCGGCTAGGACATGTCCTGCTGCGTGTTAGGCGTGCGCGGCTTTTTATCATACGGTGCAAGGCGCGTGTGATCGGTCCATGTGCCAGGGGCAGACCCTAAGACTGTCTGCAACGCATCACCCTTGATCACCTCTCCTCTAGTACTGTTCATCTTTTAGCGGCTACATTCCTCCTCTTCGACCTATATCGCTGCCCTCTATGGCGTCTCCTTCGTAGCGCTCCTCTTCTCTCTCACGCCAGATCGAGAGGAGCGCTGTTCACCCCTACGACTTTCTCTCTCCCTTTCGCGCGCGCATCGGAAGGACCGGAGGTGGCTTCCTTGCTGTCGACGATGGCGGCGCATCGATGGGTCTTGTGGAGCCGATCCCCCTCGAATGCGGGCGTGGGAGATGCAGCCTCTCTCTGCTGCCTCGCCGGGGAGTGGCTGGCCTAGAGTGTCGGGCTCGCCGCCGGGACTGCTGCCTGCTGCCTGCTGACAACTCGGCAACGGCTAGAGCCTCGTCGGAAGAGGATCCATTCAGCCGCTTCGGGATCTGCTGTTGGCCGTTGGGGTTCCTTGGAGCTGTAACTGTTGAGTTACAAATACGCTAGTTCTTAGTTGATTTCGTACGACTCCAAGTACGTTTTTGGGTGCAAATCGCTAGAACCGTTACTATTCAATGAAAATATTTTTTATTAACAAATTTCAGGTACGAATTATTGTAGTTTGTTTGGATAATTATTTTCCATATTATGAATTACTTAGTAATTGGTAATCACCTACAACTATGATACGGTGCAAAATAAGACAAAATATGGAAATTTAAAAATAAAGGATGGTGGTTGAGGTAGTTGAAGGGAAATATATATTTTATTGGTATGGTGGGGTTTAGGGGATGTTTTAGAGGAAACCGCTGCAGAGAGTGAGAATATAGAGGGGGAGAGAGTGCTGATGTGGCGCGCTAGTGGGATATAGGGGATAGAATTTAGAGGGAACCGCTGCAGATAGTctaaggctatccgcaaccgttacccctaaatttttctCCTTATATCACTTTTTCCCCTTATATTTCCccttattttttcatctcccgcagcggttcctccTAAATACTCCccttataccccactacaactataaaatatcattttctatatcaactatcaattttttatctactaacaattactcgtggacccacagcacagtgtttaAGGGATGAACAGTGACACACTATATCTGGGGGGAGAGAAGGGGACCGGCGCGTAGGGGgcgctgtagggggcaccgctgcggccgtAGAGTGCCCCCTACAGCCGGCAATGCAAGGGGAGGGGGTTGCCAAGGGTGCAACGTTGCAGTTAGCCTAAGAGGTGCTAGGGTCCGCGGACCGCGGCACACCCTAACTTCAACGAGCATCTCTAAAGTGTACTGTATTCtaaatttagggggtgtttggtttgagaaaatCACTTAATCTAAAATGAGGTGGTACATTATAGGTCCatttctcaaatttggtgggatgatctcatttctcatattagtactaactaactatgaggaatgagatagtgatggatcaactcattccattttATAAACCAAGCAAAAAACTAAGAAATGAGAAGATATGGACTAACTCaattctcaaaccaaacaccctattagaggacgaggttgtcatctacATTTtttagcagcgtcctctaaatatATAGAGTTTCTTTAAACGGTTCTTTATCTATTTGAATATTTTAAATAATcagtttagcaaaactaaaatatgtataatatatttgagagtatgacaaatacgtatgtgcAAAAATTATAAATAAAAAAATGTCTCTGATATATGTATGTATAAAAGACGTGATTTAGAGGATGTTGGTGGAGAAAAATAAAATATAGGAGATGAAAAAACTCTAAAGAACGAATATAGAAGAAAGAAGATAGATACCGCCAGGGTGTCTAGAGCAAGTCCCCTAGCTGGTCAGCCCCCGGTATCTCCTTCGCTGGTTGGTCAGTTCCTTTTCTAGCAGGCTGCCGCCGTGTCCAACGCCTAGCTAGGACGGTAGGAAGCCGCCCCACACACAGCTGTCGCACGCCTACGCCTCGCCGGTGCGTGCAACGCGCCCAACGCCCGTGGGCCGTAGCCGAACGCCCAGCGCCCACGTTTAGACGCCCCATACGCCTACCTAGCGTCCACCCACCCTCAGCCATCCGTGCCTAAGTTTGTTGCATGGTTTATTTTTTGTACTATGGCGTTTTTTAGTTAGTTGTTTCCAGGTGATTGAATTAATGATCTCCTTATTTACATTGTTCCTTGTCATGCCATTGTATATACACACCCGCACGCGTAAAATTACAATACCGGAGTTGTATGTGTTGTTAAGCGAGCTGCCGCAGTGTAACTGCAATCTATAAAGATAAAACATTGTAAAAGCAGTAGAAACCGATACGGATTAAAACTAAGCGAATATGTCAGTAGTATATAGTAGTATATGCTGATTATAATAGGAATTCatagttctggttatgattacttAAAGCAACAACACTGATTTATCCTTAATATAACAAGGTTGATTATAAAGGAATTGTATATGAAAATTTTGTTGGGCCACACTCTATATAAAAAACCTAGATCTATCACTGACGTATGTTACCGAGGCAAGCAGTTGCTCAGCAGTACCATGCACGGGGCTTGCACAGTTTGCCGCCTGACACCATGTCAGGCGGTTGTATCTTGGCGCCGTAAGCGAGGACGATGCCATCATGGACAGTCGTTGGCTTAGGTGGCATGCGgactcccatcgcattaacttctGAGCACGTCAAAGTGCCCCGGTCCCTACATACTTCAGCATACCAAGTACACACCGTGACAGGCACAAGCTAGTAATTGGGGCGGAAGACACGCCTAATTAGGCTTTCCTCCTATGAATGTCCAAAATGTGCGTTAGGTGTTCTAGTAATGCCACCACCTCCTGCCCTATATCTCTCGGGCTCTCTATTGGCCAACGAATATTTGACCTTGTGCATATGATGTGGCATGGCATGATTATAATATGCTGTCAATAGGGTAGCGTAGTGCTGTTGCGATGGGTGCAAAAACTGTGCATATTGTACAACCCCCTGGTTCTACGAACGTGTGCCCGGACGGTCCAAAGTTATACCTGGACGATTCAGCCGTATATGGTGCTATTTGGGTTGTCTGCGCGCTGGCTTGTGTAGGGTTGGACGGTCTGAGTTATCTCTCAGATGGTCCGACTATGTCCAGAGGCGGTCGCGCGTAGGCGGTGGCGGCTGTGGTGGCACTACGAACGTATTCAacggcataccatataatggtaGCGTACAGGATGACCCATTTGTAGTCGATGTGTTAAGTGCGGGTGGCACCGTATTAGGCTCATGCAAGGAAAAACTAGGGGCAGTAGATTTTTCATACGAACACGCCCATCCTTTAACTGATTCATCTATATATTGTTTTAATTGAGTTCCCCGTTGTCCTATGAAAGCCTTAAAAAATTGATCGAAAATACTTACAATGGGAGCCTAAGCCGAAAGTAGGAGAATTCCATATCGATTTTCTCTTTAACGAatgatcttctggtggcgatccactatGAATTATGATAGGTATTTTTCCTCCGCCTTTGCGCGTCATTTGGCAAGTTGTTGCAGCACATCTTCCTCCTTGCGCCTCGTGAGGTCATCAAAGGGTTGATGGTCATCAGCCAGGAGTGTGCCTCCAGGGttggcttgatgatgttggtggtagAGACGTCGGTGTGGTCTTTAGAACCGACTATTTAGGAGCCGACttttagtagatctaaacaccCTTCTCCcgtggagtcgccaaaaagtgtgttgactCCGAATTGGGGCCAAACACTAGGATGAACCACCTGACGGTGTTCTCTACGGGGATGGTCCGCGACCTCGCTACAAGAGCGACTCCTTCCCTACGTGTTTTCAGACGGTCCGCGTctaaggccggacagtccgcaatGGCGCAGGGTCTTCTTCTCTGCTGAAACTTGAATCTCACCTACCCCGTCAGGGATGAAAGATCTAAGGGTTGTCTTGGAGTCAATAGGCCATCCAAGACGCCTCTAGTCGATGTAGAGCCGAGGAGAGGTAAAGATTTGATGTAGAGGAAGAATAAAGTAGGGCTAAAGTAAGGCTAGATTACTCCTACTCCTAAAGAATGGACAGAACAATGCAAATAAAGTAattttgataaatacttttgattGAATCGATTGTAGGGGTTTAATCGGCCGTACCTTCACCGATATAAAGAGGGAGATTTAGACCCGTTACAAGTGGACTCCCAAATAAAATCTATTGATTTTGCTAACAAATCACACAGAAAAATTAGAAATTATAACTAATTTTGTTCATACACGAACCGTCTATAATGTCAACGCAGACAGGTGGTCACAACGGCGCAAATAGGACCAGTCTATGTGTCCTTTTCTTTTCACGTATTTACTACGCACCCATCCACAAGTTCCACGCACGCAAAGCACATGACACCTAAAAGCTACGACCACCGGACCACGGCAAGCTGCCTATTAACTATATCGAGGAGGTAGGAGCTCGTGCAGACCAGAGGCCGACAGCAAACCCGTGAAGCCGAGAGAGTGAAGAAGGGGACAAGTCAGATTTGTCATTTGTCGCACCCCCCGTGACTCCAGGCCAATCTGATCTGCCTTATCTTTTTATGAGTAGCATTAGAGCTCAACGAGATATCTACGCTGCTATCTAGAGACAGCCGTGACGAGTTCGGGTCGAGCGAGGAGCAACCAACAACATGACACTCTCGTTTAGGCTGGTCGCCGGCGTTCTTCTGGTCCTGGCATTAGCTCTGCTCTCTTCGAGCGCGGAGGAGAGGAGCGCCGGGCGCGCTGCCAGTGTCAGCGCGATGGGCTCAGATCACGATCAGACGTCGGAAGCTCCGGTGCCGCCGTTGAGGCCTCTTGGCTCGAGGAAACCGAAGGCGGCTCCGCCCCCGCCTCATCCACGGGCGAGTATAAGGACAAGGCCATCTCCTCGATCTCGTTTGTtacaaccgccgccgccgccaccaggcTCGTAGGTGTAGGCTGTGTACGTCTAGGCGGCCGGCAGGCTCTAGTCCTCTAGGTCTACAGACGTGAGAAAATGGTTTGTTGGCGTTGGCATCCCTCCAATTTCCTGTGAACCTGTTGTAGTGTTCCTCAGTTGTGAGTTTTCAACGAACTTTTGGAAGTTCTATGTCTCTGTCGGTTATGGTTCAGGTATTTGGGCGCTTTCAGCCCCAAAACCATCGGTTGCGTATTTTAATATTTTCTTCTTGGCTGCTCAACATTTCTATGCCTGGCATTTGTTGGTTGTGGCGGGTTTCTCGCCCGTCACTATCTCCtttttggcgtgagctcccgacattacttcgatcgGTTAGGTAAGTACCGggttttgataccaattgaaagtcgcctagagggggtgaatagacaaatctgaaatttataaagtttaagcacaactataagccggggttagcgttagaattaaagtcgagtccgaaagagagagcgaaaacaaactacaagcgaataagagcggatgacacggtgatttgttttactgaggttcggttcttgcaaacataCTCCCTGTTGAGCTGGTcactaagaccgggtctctttcaaccctttctctctctcaaacggtcacttagaccgagtgagtttccttcattaatttcccgggtcacttagatcccgcaaggaccaccacacaattggtgtctcttgctttgcttacaaggctttgagagtaagaataagAGAAGGAAGAaaggccaaccaagcaacaagaacaacaaaagaacacaagtcgatcttctcacaagtcctaaaaactagagttgaattgtggactttgattcgatcgatggctttgatttgtgtcttggagtgttgtgtattgctcttgtattgaatgagtagtagtgaatgctttgatccttgaagactggtggttgggggtatacaTGTACATGTGGGCCGGCCTGGTCCGGCACGGCACAGGCCCACAAAAGCACGGCCCACAAAAGCACATATCTAATTATGGGTCGTGCTGTGCCAGCACGTGTGCCCAGTCATCGACCCACGACACGGCCCACAATTAGTTATGTGTGCCAGGCCGGACCAAATAGCCCAAAATACCTTAATGTGCCAGACCGGCCTATATACATACAACAATAATACATCAACAAAaagtataaaatatatatatatgaccaaaataaaactaagatgttttgtggatgcacattataaacctttggtcagaaagaaaaaaaatattacaactagctcacaaataatattcagttctctctttagtgtttaattgagtactatacatccatacagaatacatatacaatgatcatcatcactattcactatccATATCTAGGTATTGGTTCTCGATGGCTTATTGAAGCTCtagattctctaagttatgctagtCATGTGGGATTTGACGGACCTTAGTTAAATACTGAGTCTATATTTAGTGGGCCTCGGTGGGCCTTAGTTAAATGGGTCGTGCTAGGCCAGCTCGTAGGCTTGACTTGAGGCCCAGGCATGGCCCACAATGTGAGTCGTGCCGGCCTAGGTCCACAATTAGGTTGGGCCGTGCCAGATATGGGTCGTGCCAGAAATTGTGTGCTTTGGGCCAGCCTATTAGGCACAgcacaaatgtacacctatagttggagggtatttatagccccacccaccaaaatggcctttggggaaggctgctgtcgtatggcggcatggcgcaccggacagtccggtgcgctagccacgtcacccaaccgttagggttcgaccgttggagcttctgacatgtgggctaccggacatgtcctgttcactgtccggtgcgccatctgcgcctgctcttgcgcgcagtccgcgcactgtagcgcactgttcaccttttgcagacgaccgttggcgctgtttagccgttactccgctggcacaccggacagtccggtgctacaccggatagtccggtgaattatagcggagtggcttcccaaattcctgaaggtgacaagtttggagttgatctccctggtgcaccggacattgtccggtggcacaccggacagtccggtgcgccacaccagggcatccttcggttgtcttttgctctttttatttgaaccctttcttggactttttattggtttgtgttgaacctttggcacatgtagaacttataatttagagcaaactagttagttcaataatttgtgttgggcaattcaaccaccaaaatcattctagaaaaaggtgtaagtctatttccctttcaaatacttACAATGGGAGCCTAAGCCGAAagtaggagagattccatatcgattTTCTCTTTAACGgatgatcttctggtggcgatccactatGAATTATGATAGGTATTTTTCCTCCGCCTTTGCACATCATTCGGCAAGTTGTTGCAGCACCTCTTCCTCCTTGCGCCTCGTGAGGTCATCAAAGGGTTGCTGGTCATCAGCCATGAGTGTGCCTCCAGGGTTggtttgatgatgttggtggtagAGACgtcggtgtgatctttagaaccgacTATTTAGGAGTCGACttttagtagatctaaacaccCTTGTTCCCCCGTGGAGTCGGCAAAAAGTGTGTTGACTCCGAATAGGGCCAAACACTACGATGAACCACCTGACGGTGCTCTCTACGGGGACGGTCCACAACCTCGCTACAAGAGCGACTCCTTCCCTACGTGTTttcagacggtccgcgcctaggGCTGGACAGTCCGCAATGGCgcagggtcttcttctccgcagaAACTTGAATCTCGCCTACCCCATCAAGGAGAGATCTAATGGTTGTCTTCGGGTCAataggccacccaagacgcctctagtcGATGTAGAGCCGAGGAGAGGTAAAGATTTGATGTAGAGGAAGAATAAAGTAGGGCTAAAGTAAGGCTAGATTACTCCTACTCCTAAAGAATGGAAAGAACAATGCAAATAAAGTAAATTTGATAAATAATTTTGATTGAATCGATTGTGCGGGTTTAATCGGTCgtacccttcatctatataaagaggGAGGTTTAGACCTGTTACAAGTTGTTGCATTGTTCCTTTGCGCGTCATTGTTCCTTTGCGCCTCGTGAGGTCATTAAAGGGCTATGATTACATTGTTCCTTTGCGCGCCATTTGGCAAGTTGTTGTAGCACCTCTTCCTCCTTGCGCCTCGTGAGGTCATTAAAGGGCTattggtcatcagccgggagtGTGCCTCCAGGGTTGGCTTGATGTTGTTGGTGGTAGAGACGTCAGTGTGATATTTAGAATCAACCATTTAGGGGCCAATTTGTAGTAGATCTAAACACCCTTGTTCCAGGTGGAGTCGTTAAAAAGTGTGTTGGCTCCAAATTAGGGCCAAACACTAGGATGAACCACCTAACGGTGCTCTCTGCGGGGACGGTTCGTGACCTCGCTGCAGGAGCGACTCCTTCCCTGCGTGTTTCCAGACGGTCCGCACCTGGGGACCGACAGTCCGCGAAGGCGCAGTCTTCTTCTCCACAGAAACTTGAATCTCGCCTCTCAGAAGGGACACCATCGAGAAGGAGAGATTCATGAAGGGTTGCCTAGGGTCCACAAGCCACCCAAGATGCCTCTTGTCGACATAGAGTTGAATAGATGAGAAGATTTGAGTTAGatgaaggctaaactagggctagaCTAAGGCTAGATTACTCCTACTCTTAAGGAATGGAAAAAACAATGCAAATAAAGTAAATTTTGATAAATGATTTTGATTAGATCGATTGTGAGGATTCAATCGGCCGTAccattcatctatataaaggaagAGTTTTGAACCTGTTACAAGTCAGATCTCAGACAAATCCGATGAATTTTACTAACAAATCCCATAAAAAATCAGAAATCATAATTAAACTAATTTTGTTCACACATGAACCGTCCTTATTGTCACGACCGAGTCCCGTCCTGTGGTCACAACTCACAACGGTGCATGGAAGTAGAGACGAGTCTATTTGTCCTTTTCTTTTCACGTATTTGTTAAGAACCCTTTGCTACCGAGTGTAGTCCAAAGACTTCTTAACTTATAAACATAGGAGACACAAAGATATATGGGACACTGTTATTCTCATTCATCTATTCTGCTCACTGGTTACAACAAATGGTAGTGTCCTCCTCTATATATAGTGCACAGTTAGGGTTTCGGCTAGATGGGCCACATGGGCCTTCGGGGCCCAAACTGGtttcttaacactcccccttggcccTCTTGCCGCGAGATACACATGTCCCAAAACTCcacaaaaacccagtgggaaaaatttggagaaagaGTACATGGCTCACGCTTGCTGTGTTGCATGATTTGTCTCATTAAAAACCATACGTGAGAAACTTCTATTGAAAACTCACATAAGGGGAAAAGAGTACAAATCACCTTTTTCCTCATTTAATCTTAAGACTAAATTAGGTATTTGAACTTCATGCTCAAGATTCAATTTAGGAGTATGCGAATTTCTCCCCCTGAGAACCACACTTTTAAGTCTTTTATAATTGCTTCAAGTCCATCCTTTCAATGATGGATGCAATGCTTAAATGGAGATCTACAAGATGCTCTTGTGCCTTATTATGCAAGACTCTAACGTGGT is a genomic window of Zea mays cultivar B73 chromosome 5, Zm-B73-REFERENCE-NAM-5.0, whole genome shotgun sequence containing:
- the LOC100278884 gene encoding uncharacterized protein LOC100278884 precursor; amino-acid sequence: MTLSFRLVAGVLLVLALALLSSSAEERSAGRAASVSAMGSDHDQTSEAPVPPLRPLGSRKPKAAPPPPHPRASIRTRPSPRSRLLQPPPPPPGS